A window of the Candidatus Tisiphia endosymbiont of Dascillus cervinus genome harbors these coding sequences:
- a CDS encoding metal ABC transporter permease, with protein MTIIILTIILISLIFAPLGCISLWKKYIYFGDGLSHASLLAGSISILVHLPVVYSGLVVAVIFAILVFTLKHRSGGSSVVMLISSFMLSLALVVGYMYPLQIKITNLLFGDILSASLNDILTLSIILIFVISFVWYFYSQIILIVINRDIAQIKGVKVRTIELAFLLLLSLSVFLTIKIVGALLVTSILLIPAMTARMISSNPVQMIINSVIVALIVDFLGLVVSLYLDIPITPIITVINTIVYCLFYIISRANKTGFFRL; from the coding sequence ATGACTATAATAATATTGACTATAATTCTAATCAGTCTAATTTTTGCTCCTCTTGGTTGTATAAGCTTATGGAAAAAATATATTTATTTTGGTGATGGTCTTTCGCACGCAAGTTTACTTGCTGGAAGTATTAGTATCCTTGTCCATTTGCCTGTTGTTTATTCAGGACTAGTTGTTGCCGTTATATTTGCTATCTTGGTGTTTACGTTAAAACATAGGTCAGGTGGTAGTAGCGTGGTAATGTTAATATCAAGTTTTATGTTATCTTTAGCCTTAGTAGTAGGTTATATGTACCCACTACAGATTAAGATCACTAACCTATTATTTGGCGATATTTTATCTGCCTCTTTAAATGATATATTAACCTTATCAATTATACTTATATTCGTTATTTCTTTCGTTTGGTATTTCTATAGCCAGATTATTCTAATTGTCATTAATAGAGATATTGCACAAATTAAGGGGGTGAAAGTAAGAACGATTGAATTGGCATTTTTGTTACTGTTATCTTTATCAGTATTCTTGACTATTAAGATTGTTGGGGCATTACTCGTTACTAGTATTTTGCTGATTCCAGCCATGACTGCTAGGATGATTTCTAGTAATCCAGTACAAATGATTATCAATTCAGTTATCGTAGCTTTAATTGTAGACTTCCTTGGCTTAGTAGTGTCATTATATCTTGACATACCAATTACCCCAATAATTACGGTAATAAACACCATAGTTTATTGTTTATTCTATATAATTTCACGGGCAAATAAAACAGGATTTTTTAGATTATAG
- the mutM gene encoding bifunctional DNA-formamidopyrimidine glycosylase/DNA-(apurinic or apyrimidinic site) lyase: MPELPEVETLKRCLEQRIVGATINKLDKKRDDIRYKLSDQLESNVESARIVALRRRAKYLLIDLDNYYSIIVHLGMTGRLTLQPSDYRLQRHDHVVISLTTCEKLVFNDPRRFGMIYSMLTNLAQEKFLLNLGVEPLSNDMSDEYLKTKLLNRSVPIKNLLMDHRIIVGVGNIYASESLFIAKIHPSRLGSSLSNKEISNLILAIKNVLTKAISAGGTTLKDFVSGDSKPGYFQQELQVYARENQKCLNCEGIIRKIKQSGRTSFYCSICQE, from the coding sequence ATGCCAGAACTTCCTGAGGTTGAAACATTAAAACGTTGTCTAGAACAGCGAATAGTAGGGGCTACCATCAATAAACTCGATAAGAAACGAGATGATATACGCTATAAACTAAGTGATCAGTTAGAGTCAAATGTAGAGTCAGCAAGAATTGTAGCTTTAAGGCGTAGGGCAAAATATTTGCTAATAGATTTGGATAATTATTATTCCATTATTGTACATCTTGGCATGACTGGTAGGCTGACCCTACAACCTAGTGATTATAGGCTACAAAGGCATGATCACGTAGTTATATCTTTGACAACTTGCGAGAAATTAGTTTTTAATGATCCACGACGTTTTGGGATGATTTATAGTATGCTAACAAACCTCGCCCAAGAAAAATTTTTACTAAATTTAGGTGTAGAACCTTTGTCAAATGATATGTCTGATGAGTATCTAAAAACAAAATTATTGAATCGCTCTGTTCCGATAAAAAATTTATTAATGGATCATCGGATTATTGTCGGTGTTGGTAATATATATGCTTCTGAGAGCCTTTTTATTGCTAAAATACACCCAAGCAGACTGGGTAGTAGTTTGTCAAACAAGGAAATAAGTAATTTGATATTAGCCATTAAAAATGTTTTAACAAAGGCAATATCAGCAGGAGGTACTACTCTCAAAGATTTTGTTAGCGGTGATAGTAAACCTGGTTACTTCCAACAAGAATTACAGGTTTATGCACGAGAAAATCAAAAATGTCTAAACTGCGAGGGAATAATAAGGAAAATAAAACAATCCGGCAGAACTAGTTTCTATTGTTCTATTTGCCAAGAATGA
- a CDS encoding transposase — MSQKNYSLTYYAEHAKKCSHDVINRFLKNEKYTPSLLWEHIKDDVILSPNGYTIFDDTVLNKRNTKKIEIARSQYSGATGGITTGIGVVSLVYYNPDINKFWVIDYRIFSPEHDGATKVEHLLNMLNNAVYSKKIPFQTVLFDTWYATHKIMQHVDSLGKYYYAPIKANRNVTKTSSSKPYKAVSKLTFSDEEIKSGVEIHIKGFAKDKHVNLFKLTVSTNRVDYIVTNNKTQKSSKAVQDECGFRWVIESMHREIKQLTGIERCQCRKQRIQRNHISCAFLVWAFLKRTAHKIGKTVYQIKLGLLDHYMQQQLRSPSLRYLEPYIA, encoded by the coding sequence GTGAGTCAAAAGAATTATAGTTTGACCTACTATGCTGAACATGCCAAAAAATGTAGCCATGATGTTATTAATAGATTTTTAAAAAATGAAAAATATACACCTTCTTTGTTATGGGAACATATTAAGGATGATGTTATTTTATCGCCTAACGGATATACAATATTTGATGATACGGTGTTAAATAAAAGAAATACCAAGAAAATAGAAATTGCTAGATCACAGTACAGTGGGGCTACAGGTGGTATTACTACTGGTATAGGAGTAGTAAGTTTGGTATATTATAATCCGGATATTAATAAGTTTTGGGTAATAGATTACCGAATTTTTTCGCCCGAACATGATGGAGCGACAAAAGTAGAACACCTATTAAATATGTTAAATAATGCTGTGTATAGCAAAAAGATTCCTTTTCAAACTGTGCTTTTTGACACATGGTATGCTACGCATAAAATTATGCAACATGTTGATTCCTTGGGTAAATATTATTATGCTCCTATTAAAGCAAATAGAAACGTTACTAAAACTTCCTCTTCTAAGCCTTATAAAGCTGTTAGCAAGTTAACGTTTTCAGATGAGGAAATTAAGAGCGGAGTGGAGATTCATATAAAGGGCTTTGCAAAAGATAAGCATGTTAATTTGTTTAAACTTACTGTTTCTACCAACAGAGTTGATTATATTGTTACCAATAACAAAACTCAAAAATCTTCTAAAGCCGTACAAGATGAGTGTGGCTTTCGTTGGGTAATTGAGAGCATGCATAGAGAAATCAAGCAACTTACCGGTATAGAACGATGCCAATGCAGAAAACAACGCATCCAGCGTAATCACATTAGTTGTGCATTTTTAGTGTGGGCTTTTCTAAAAAGAACTGCACACAAAATAGGTAAGACGGTTTATCAAATAAAGTTAGGGCTTTTAGATCATTATATGCAACAGCAGTTACGTTCACCCTCTTTACGCTATTTAGAACCTTACATAGCGTAA
- the ubiE gene encoding bifunctional demethylmenaquinone methyltransferase/2-methoxy-6-polyprenyl-1,4-benzoquinol methylase UbiE has product MKNNDNQSEQVNFGFSKVSFDQKRDLVKDIFSSVANKYDVMNDLMSLGVHRLWKDEFVRQIPNLKSNILDVASGTGDIAFRIIKRASAKNILVQLTMCDINHDMLEVARHKAIDSNILQGLEYVVADAESLPFPDNSFDYYTIAFGIRNVAKIDNALKEAYRVLKPGGKFLCLEFSKVEYDCLKQLYQFYSFNIIPKIGKIIANNESAYQYLVESINVFPEQESFAIMLKDVGFTDVSYKNLTLGVAAIHSAYK; this is encoded by the coding sequence ATGAAAAATAATGATAACCAATCTGAGCAAGTAAATTTTGGCTTCTCAAAAGTGAGCTTTGATCAGAAAAGAGATTTAGTTAAAGATATCTTTTCTAGTGTTGCTAATAAATATGATGTAATGAATGACTTAATGAGTTTGGGAGTACATCGTTTATGGAAAGATGAATTTGTTAGGCAAATTCCCAATTTAAAATCAAATATATTGGATGTGGCAAGTGGCACAGGTGACATAGCTTTTAGAATAATAAAGCGAGCATCGGCAAAAAATATATTAGTGCAGTTGACAATGTGTGATATAAATCATGATATGCTGGAGGTAGCACGTCACAAAGCTATTGATAGTAATATATTACAGGGATTAGAGTATGTCGTTGCTGATGCAGAAAGCTTACCTTTTCCTGATAATAGTTTTGATTATTATACTATAGCATTTGGTATTAGGAATGTGGCAAAAATTGACAATGCCCTAAAAGAAGCATATCGAGTACTAAAACCTGGGGGTAAATTTTTATGTTTAGAATTTTCTAAAGTGGAATACGATTGTCTGAAGCAATTATACCAGTTTTATTCGTTTAATATTATTCCTAAGATTGGTAAAATTATAGCAAACAACGAATCAGCTTATCAATATTTGGTGGAAAGTATTAATGTATTCCCAGAGCAGGAGAGTTTTGCAATTATGCTAAAAGATGTCGGCTTTACTGATGTTAGTTATAAGAATCTTACTTTAGGTGTTGCTGCTATTCATAGTGCTTATAAATAA
- a CDS encoding MFS transporter: MIGYQQEQRSLTKEQKEAVGLLSIGTFLEYFDLMLYVHMAVLLNELFFPKADPHPHTAAIYSAFAFCSTYLLRPFGALLFGWIGDNIGRKATVIITTFMMALSCFVMATLPTYAEVGLIATILVTICRILQGLSSMGEFIGAQLYLTEITKPPIQYPVVALTSVFSILGGTFALAIASFTTLHNLNWRIAFWFGAGVAIIGVIARTTLKETTDFADAKRRVKNILGDSKKDLKSNPIWKGIVEKNSDRKNIIALFFMDCAWPVCFYFAYVYCGNILKQDFGFSSEQIIHQNFIVSIIQLIGMLVLTFLSYKVYPPKIIKAKLCLFIIVMLFTPMLITKTSSHYTIFFIQCCIMLFACDYVPARPITYTHISIFRRFNLFIFFVCFITCYNVYNNFIRTGVFS, from the coding sequence ATGATAGGATATCAGCAAGAACAAAGAAGCCTAACGAAAGAACAAAAAGAAGCTGTTGGATTGCTTTCGATAGGAACGTTCTTAGAGTATTTTGACCTGATGTTATATGTTCATATGGCTGTACTGTTAAATGAGTTATTTTTTCCAAAAGCCGATCCTCATCCTCATACTGCAGCAATTTATTCTGCTTTTGCTTTTTGTTCTACTTATTTATTAAGACCATTTGGGGCTTTGCTATTTGGTTGGATAGGAGATAATATTGGACGTAAGGCAACTGTTATTATTACAACTTTTATGATGGCTTTATCCTGTTTTGTGATGGCTACTCTTCCAACTTATGCTGAAGTTGGACTCATTGCTACTATATTAGTTACAATATGTCGAATTCTTCAAGGCTTATCATCTATGGGAGAATTTATAGGTGCACAATTATATTTAACTGAAATAACAAAACCACCTATCCAATACCCAGTAGTAGCATTAACCTCTGTCTTTTCTATATTAGGTGGTACATTTGCATTAGCTATTGCATCTTTTACAACCTTACATAATTTAAATTGGCGTATAGCATTTTGGTTTGGAGCAGGGGTAGCTATAATAGGTGTTATAGCCCGAACAACTTTAAAGGAAACTACTGATTTTGCTGACGCAAAAAGACGGGTAAAAAATATTTTAGGTGACTCAAAAAAAGACTTAAAATCTAATCCTATATGGAAAGGAATTGTAGAAAAAAATAGTGATAGGAAAAACATAATAGCTTTGTTTTTTATGGATTGTGCTTGGCCAGTATGTTTTTACTTTGCTTATGTTTATTGTGGTAATATTCTTAAGCAAGATTTTGGATTCAGCTCAGAACAAATCATTCATCAAAATTTTATTGTTTCAATAATTCAATTAATAGGAATGTTAGTATTGACTTTTTTAAGTTATAAAGTTTATCCACCAAAAATCATCAAAGCTAAACTATGCTTGTTTATAATTGTTATGTTATTTACCCCAATGTTAATAACAAAAACATCTAGTCATTATACTATATTTTTTATTCAATGTTGTATAATGCTATTTGCCTGTGACTATGTGCCAGCAAGACCAATAACATATACGCATATATCAATTTTCCGACGTTTTAACTTATTCATCTTTTTCGTATGCTTTATCACGTGTTATAATGTATATAATAACTTCATTCGGACTGGTGTATTTAGTTGA
- the nuoE gene encoding NADH-quinone oxidoreductase subunit NuoE yields MNDEPLNFSFNDENLKKAQNIIKKYPENKQKSAILPLLDLAQRQMNGWLPRGCIEYVANFLNLPFIRAYEVATFYTMFNLKPVGRYHIQICGTTPCWLRGSDKIVTICKKKLGINFGELTSDKKFSLIEVECLGACVNAPVVQINDDFFEDLDEKKMADLIDNLT; encoded by the coding sequence ATGAATGATGAACCACTAAATTTCAGTTTTAATGATGAGAACTTAAAAAAAGCCCAAAATATCATTAAGAAATATCCTGAAAACAAACAAAAGAGTGCTATTCTGCCATTACTTGACCTTGCACAACGCCAAATGAATGGTTGGTTACCAAGAGGCTGCATAGAGTATGTAGCAAATTTTCTAAATTTACCTTTCATCCGAGCATATGAAGTTGCAACATTTTATACCATGTTTAATCTAAAGCCAGTAGGACGATATCATATACAAATTTGTGGGACTACTCCTTGTTGGCTAAGGGGTAGCGATAAAATTGTAACTATTTGTAAAAAAAAACTTGGTATTAACTTTGGTGAACTAACAAGTGATAAAAAATTTAGCCTTATAGAAGTTGAATGTTTGGGAGCTTGTGTCAATGCACCAGTTGTACAAATTAATGATGATTTCTTTGAGGACTTAGATGAAAAAAAAATGGCTGATTTAATTGATAACCTCACCTGA
- the nuoD gene encoding NADH dehydrogenase (quinone) subunit D has protein sequence MGDNNKSVVLNFGPQHPATHGVLRLILEMDGEVINKADPHIGLLHRGTEKLIEHKTYLQAIPYFDRLDYVSPMCQEHAFALAVEGLLGCNVPRRAGFIRVMFSELTRILNHILNITTQALDVGATTPLLWLFEEREKIMEFYERVSGSRMHANYFRPGGVAQDLPNGILEDINIFVQQFSKKLEDVETLLNDNRIWKQRLVDIGVVSQKEAMDWGFSGPMLRGSGIAWDLRKATPYDVYDELDFDIPIGKSGDCYDRYLVRIEEMYQSLKIIQQCLEKMPKGAIKTDDPRIAPPSREKMKESMEAMINHFKLYTEGYDVPKGEIYKFVEAPKGEFGVYLYSDGTNRPYRCRIKAPGFAHLQGLDFMSKGHLMADVVTIIASLDIVFGEIDR, from the coding sequence GTGGGTGATAATAATAAAAGTGTTGTGTTAAATTTTGGTCCACAACATCCAGCTACCCATGGGGTATTAAGATTAATTTTAGAAATGGATGGTGAGGTTATCAATAAAGCAGACCCGCATATTGGACTGCTGCATCGTGGTACTGAAAAATTAATTGAGCATAAAACATACCTACAAGCTATACCATATTTTGATCGGTTAGATTACGTATCGCCAATGTGCCAAGAACACGCTTTTGCCTTAGCAGTTGAAGGATTGCTTGGCTGCAACGTGCCAAGACGAGCAGGGTTTATTCGAGTGATGTTTTCTGAGCTTACTCGTATCCTTAACCACATACTGAATATAACAACACAAGCCCTAGATGTTGGTGCTACTACCCCCCTATTATGGTTATTTGAGGAACGCGAAAAAATTATGGAATTTTATGAGCGTGTCTCCGGCTCTAGAATGCATGCAAATTATTTTAGACCTGGTGGGGTTGCACAGGACTTACCAAATGGTATACTAGAAGATATAAATATTTTTGTTCAGCAATTCTCAAAAAAACTAGAAGACGTCGAGACTCTGTTAAATGACAATAGAATTTGGAAACAACGCTTAGTAGATATCGGAGTAGTAAGTCAAAAAGAAGCTATGGATTGGGGGTTTTCTGGTCCAATGCTTAGAGGCTCAGGCATCGCATGGGATCTTAGAAAGGCTACCCCGTATGATGTATATGATGAGCTAGATTTTGATATACCAATTGGCAAATCTGGTGATTGTTATGATAGGTATTTGGTTCGTATTGAAGAAATGTACCAATCGCTTAAAATTATACAGCAATGTCTTGAAAAAATGCCAAAGGGTGCTATTAAAACCGATGATCCTAGAATTGCACCACCCTCAAGAGAAAAAATGAAAGAATCAATGGAAGCCATGATTAATCATTTTAAACTTTACACTGAAGGATATGATGTGCCAAAAGGCGAAATATATAAATTTGTTGAAGCACCAAAAGGTGAGTTTGGTGTGTATTTATACTCTGATGGAACAAACAGGCCTTATAGATGCCGGATTAAAGCCCCTGGGTTTGCCCATCTCCAAGGTCTAGATTTCATGTCAAAAGGACATTTGATGGCAGATGTGGTAACTATTATTGCCAGTCTTGATATTGTTTTTGGAGAAATTGATCGATGA
- the lspA gene encoding signal peptidase II: protein MPSIFKKILLIIRQSSRIIVKLVIIDQLVKWYFINYLRGKIGLTLEVTSFLDMVYIWNYGISFGILRNYYQYSNILFIVVNSALIAYLWYILLKCKTMPSFVGCSFFIGGAIGNLIDRFVHGAVFDFIYFHYKDFGFPVFNLADSFISLGAIFLLHDYYKTKKIVEQQQDVEYNHARLQTEADRIRELDSKKNINL, encoded by the coding sequence ATACCATCAATATTTAAGAAAATATTACTAATTATTCGCCAAAGTAGTCGTATAATTGTTAAATTAGTAATTATAGATCAATTAGTAAAATGGTATTTTATAAATTATCTAAGAGGTAAAATTGGTCTAACACTAGAAGTAACCAGCTTTTTAGATATGGTTTATATTTGGAATTATGGAATTAGTTTTGGGATACTTCGAAATTATTATCAGTATAGTAATATACTTTTTATAGTTGTTAACTCTGCCCTTATAGCATATTTGTGGTATATCTTATTAAAATGTAAGACAATGCCAAGCTTTGTTGGTTGTAGTTTTTTCATTGGTGGTGCTATTGGTAATTTGATCGACCGTTTTGTTCATGGGGCGGTATTTGATTTTATTTATTTTCACTATAAAGATTTTGGTTTTCCGGTATTTAATCTAGCAGATAGTTTCATTTCATTAGGTGCAATATTCTTATTACATGATTATTATAAGACCAAGAAAATTGTTGAACAACAACAAGATGTTGAATATAATCACGCTCGATTGCAAACTGAAGCGGATAGGATTCGTGAGCTTGATTCTAAGAAAAATATAAATTTATAA
- a CDS encoding nucleotidyltransferase: MKTTLPSRSLVIKEKLDNIVKEILYVGKSKIAMIILFGSYARGDWVEDIEKVGDISYYKYQSDFDLLLILKNGEYAGYPAINLQHKIENRLGKKFSLDEKPPITLILEPIKLVNRQLEKGQYFFSDIKKEGILLYDSGEFILSEAKELSWQERRPIAEKDYKYWFKKTKDFLLLAHLCLDIEQLNNAAFMLHQATESFYNAILLVFTGYKAKSHDILGLGDRARSHHYDLYKIFPHELLSKKSALRYYEMLMLTQGMIKIIQLVKNNYFTLLTA, from the coding sequence ATGAAAACTACCTTACCTAGTCGTTCACTAGTGATTAAAGAAAAGCTAGATAATATTGTTAAAGAAATCCTATATGTAGGCAAATCAAAAATAGCAATGATTATCTTATTTGGCTCTTATGCTAGAGGAGATTGGGTAGAGGATATAGAGAAGGTAGGGGATATTAGTTATTATAAGTATCAAAGTGATTTTGATCTTTTGTTGATTTTAAAGAACGGAGAATATGCCGGCTATCCAGCTATAAACCTACAACATAAGATAGAGAACAGGCTAGGTAAAAAATTCTCATTAGATGAAAAACCACCAATTACTCTGATACTTGAACCTATTAAACTGGTAAATAGGCAACTGGAAAAAGGTCAGTATTTCTTTAGTGATATCAAGAAAGAGGGAATTCTTTTATATGATAGTGGTGAATTTATACTATCTGAAGCTAAGGAACTATCATGGCAGGAACGTAGACCAATAGCTGAGAAAGATTACAAATATTGGTTTAAAAAAACTAAGGACTTTCTATTGCTTGCTCATTTGTGTTTGGATATAGAACAATTGAATAATGCAGCCTTTATGCTTCACCAAGCTACCGAGAGCTTTTATAATGCTATCCTGTTAGTTTTTACTGGTTACAAGGCCAAGTCACATGATATACTAGGACTTGGCGATAGGGCTAGAAGTCATCATTACGATCTCTATAAGATATTTCCACATGAACTCCTGAGCAAGAAGAGTGCTTTACGTTACTACGAAATGCTTATGTTGACGCAAGGTATGATCAAGATTATACAATTAGTAAAGAACAATTACTTTACCTTATTAACCGCGTAG
- a CDS encoding WH2 domain-containing protein, with product MSKDKDQQIESVLSQEKGKLLDTINSVGNLLKANEQLENSRHLQQKVKDLKKEYPSLPWLKRFVHTVTQVKYLFIKNDEEMAEEKRRINRDVLKDVDNTLRDVGKKNLSLQKIIDTELQAGFDKILTKELSEKQLERVKGLRESLVNLGISHEKFSQIVPQVYNADEAKALHQERIRLLHVQQDLVKLVKANDNIKELLSIKKELAELREELPSTWLDGLKKITAKIKHVFVNTPEQILKDNITHNNEILKRVDEGLEITGKNIKDSTVARTNKLLEKLKELEGRDILKLRSDKVEALRNELETTFISAVTASQPLSISQDLAQSQTMSSSIPERIIPRRPAPPPPLMRTTLMPNPTIHQAAENTITRSLSSPIHTSLQDSQNIQHREETKREAYIPGKGKAPSPPSLQNQEGQQVAGAAIIPPAPPVTGPKYTTASSPTASYTFCAVAEPRCSTSSGKRYTSTTTPLPPTANIPPPPPIEGLRATQQAAGNAMAAPPPPPPVEPTAGQAQKAAAVVTPKGQGEDRGALLDEIRTGIQLKKVAPTTTYPVPPPPSPSGSDHDKATVATPKGQGNERENLLAELVLKAQMREKNLSESGGNKALEELEEKPKTPPTRSPSPVEDLFKEAMAKRSLVVAPDEDEPEHADLVKLIEGKIVDENTLKTLINKAGVKDDKELIKLINDNDIWDDEDREKKRDEVIQQLEKIKENLDRGELAELPSNPVANVDTTKGQFPPKLQSAAKAIGENLPMTPKDGYKTLPPTPSPKLVGIKKEPSSREV from the coding sequence ATGTCGAAAGATAAAGATCAACAAATAGAAAGCGTGTTATCACAGGAAAAAGGTAAATTACTGGATACAATAAATTCTGTAGGGAATCTTTTAAAGGCTAATGAACAATTAGAAAATAGTAGACATCTACAACAGAAAGTGAAAGATTTAAAGAAAGAATACCCTTCTTTACCTTGGCTTAAAAGGTTTGTACATACTGTTACACAAGTAAAATATCTGTTTATAAAAAATGATGAGGAAATGGCTGAAGAAAAGAGAAGAATCAACAGAGATGTACTCAAAGATGTTGACAATACATTAAGAGATGTAGGTAAAAAAAACTTATCTTTACAGAAAATTATAGATACAGAGTTACAAGCAGGATTTGATAAGATCCTAACCAAAGAACTATCAGAGAAACAACTAGAACGGGTAAAAGGATTAAGAGAATCCTTAGTAAATTTGGGTATATCTCATGAAAAATTTAGCCAAATTGTACCACAAGTTTATAATGCTGATGAAGCAAAGGCACTACACCAAGAAAGAATAAGACTGTTACACGTACAACAAGACCTAGTTAAGTTGGTAAAGGCTAATGATAATATTAAAGAACTTCTTTCAATAAAGAAAGAATTAGCAGAATTGCGGGAAGAATTACCATCAACATGGCTAGACGGTCTTAAAAAAATTACTGCAAAGATCAAGCATGTTTTCGTAAATACTCCAGAACAAATTTTAAAAGATAACATAACCCACAATAATGAAATATTAAAAAGGGTTGATGAGGGATTAGAGATCACTGGTAAAAACATAAAAGATTCAACAGTAGCTAGAACAAATAAGTTACTGGAAAAACTAAAAGAACTTGAAGGTAGAGATATACTAAAGCTCAGGTCAGACAAAGTAGAAGCTTTAAGAAATGAGCTTGAAACCACTTTTATATCTGCAGTTACTGCTTCACAGCCATTGTCTATAAGCCAAGATTTAGCTCAATCTCAAACCATGTCATCATCAATACCTGAACGGATAATACCTAGACGCCCAGCACCACCTCCCCCACTTATGCGTACTACGTTGATGCCGAACCCAACTATTCATCAAGCAGCGGAAAACACTATAACAAGATCTCTTTCATCCCCTATCCATACATCATTACAGGATTCACAAAATATTCAGCATAGAGAAGAAACTAAACGGGAAGCATACATACCTGGTAAAGGTAAAGCACCATCTCCTCCATCGTTGCAGAACCAAGAGGGGCAGCAAGTAGCAGGAGCTGCTATTATACCTCCAGCTCCTCCCGTTACCGGGCCAAAATACACTACTGCGTCAAGCCCCACCGCCTCCTACACATTCTGTGCCGTTGCAGAACCAAGATGTTCAACAAGCAGTGGGAAGAGATATACCAGTACCACCACACCGTTGCCACCTACAGCTAATATACCTCCACCTCCTCCGATAGAAGGTTTACGTGCCACTCAGCAAGCAGCAGGAAATGCTATGGCAGCACCTCCTCCGCCACCGCCTGTAGAACCTACGGCAGGTCAAGCTCAGAAGGCAGCAGCAGTAGTAACACCGAAAGGACAAGGAGAAGATAGGGGAGCATTATTGGATGAAATTAGGACGGGGATACAACTTAAAAAGGTAGCACCCACAACAACCTATCCAGTACCTCCACCGCCTTCGCCGTCAGGTTCTGATCATGACAAAGCAACAGTAGCAACACCAAAAGGACAAGGGAACGAGAGGGAAAACTTATTGGCTGAACTGGTACTGAAGGCACAGATGAGGGAAAAAAATCTATCTGAATCAGGGGGAAATAAAGCACTAGAAGAACTAGAGGAAAAACCAAAAACACCACCTACTCGATCTCCTAGCCCAGTGGAGGATCTCTTTAAGGAGGCTATGGCAAAGAGGAGCTTGGTCGTTGCTCCTGATGAAGATGAACCTGAACATGCTGATCTTGTGAAACTTATTGAGGGAAAGATTGTTGATGAGAATACCCTTAAAACTCTTATTAATAAGGCTGGTGTTAAAGATGATAAGGAGCTAATTAAACTTATTAATGATAACGACATTTGGGATGATGAAGATAGGGAGAAAAAACGAGATGAAGTCATCCAGCAGCTAGAGAAGATTAAGGAAAATCTTGATAGAGGAGAATTGGCTGAGTTACCGTCTAACCCTGTTGCTAACGTTGATACGACAAAAGGACAATTCCCACCAAAGTTACAGTCAGCAGCAAAAGCTATTGGAGAAAATCTCCCCATGACTCCAAAAGATGGATACAAAACCCTTCCTCCTACTCCATCCCCCAAACTAGTTGGTATCAAAAAAGAGCCTAGTTCTAGGGAAGTATAG
- a CDS encoding 50S ribosomal protein L25/general stress protein Ctc → MSELLELAAEMREKFGTGVARDLRRKGMVPAIVYGAGKEVLAVSIEEKEITKHYRKPGFISTVIQIKVGSKTHKVLPKAVELHPITDIVRHVDFVHLEEKTQRMEVPVVYEGKERALGVKRGGFFNIIKRTITLLCDVNNIPKNINIDVTNMHIGQSLKAKSIKLPEGVQLASKNDFIMATIIGRKGSKSEDEEAATEEVKPAK, encoded by the coding sequence ATGAGTGAACTATTAGAACTTGCAGCAGAAATGCGGGAGAAATTTGGTACGGGAGTCGCAAGAGATCTACGTAGGAAAGGTATGGTTCCAGCCATAGTTTATGGAGCAGGTAAAGAAGTATTAGCCGTTTCTATCGAGGAAAAAGAGATAACTAAGCATTATAGAAAACCCGGTTTTATCTCTACAGTTATTCAAATTAAAGTGGGTAGTAAAACGCATAAAGTGTTACCAAAGGCTGTAGAATTGCATCCTATCACTGACATAGTTAGGCATGTTGACTTTGTCCATTTAGAGGAAAAAACCCAAAGAATGGAAGTACCGGTAGTCTATGAGGGTAAAGAAAGAGCTTTGGGAGTTAAAAGAGGTGGATTCTTCAATATAATAAAAAGAACTATAACTCTTTTATGTGATGTCAATAATATACCTAAAAATATTAATATTGATGTTACCAACATGCATATCGGTCAGTCTTTAAAAGCAAAAAGCATTAAACTCCCTGAAGGAGTCCAGCTAGCTAGTAAAAATGATTTTATTATGGCTACTATAATTGGTCGTAAGGGTAGTAAGTCAGAAGATGAAGAAGCTGCAACTGAGGAAGTGAAGCCGGCAAAGTAG